One genomic region from Euzebya sp. encodes:
- a CDS encoding M48 family metalloprotease, with product MIGLEPSLSRAQEYTADRCAARYVPEGARGLVVVYAGKRVYRHVDVDAYRRSVANHRDGLWLRLANLFSSHAVGFRRLQALSAVDQEGWDVHGRML from the coding sequence TTGATCGGCCTCGAACCGAGCCTTTCCCGTGCCCAGGAGTACACCGCCGACCGCTGCGCGGCCCGGTACGTCCCCGAAGGGGCGCGTGGGCTGGTGGTGGTGTATGCCGGCAAACGGGTGTACCGCCACGTCGACGTCGATGCGTACCGGCGGTCGGTCGCTAACCATCGTGACGGGCTGTGGCTGCGCCTGGCCAATCTGTTCTCCTCCCATGCCGTCGGGTTCCGACGCCTCCAGGCCCTGTCCGCAGTCGACCAGGAAGGCTGGGACGTCCATGGCCGCATGCTCTGA
- a CDS encoding ParB N-terminal domain-containing protein — translation MTASSGFIELDRAVESIRVGRRHRHDLGDLSTLVASIGQVGLLQPITISPDGTLICGARRLAAAKQLGLKRVNVWVRSGVSSPLEQLLAEQHENTLRKPYSPREAAALYRELKALIGEDNARRQEASRFGGDGDPYGGANLAPPSDRKSRAQAAQLVTGRKSYTTLERIGELERLAADDDIPEDLRALAAEELDGIETDGKVYGHYQRVIAARDHTPPPTDDVDDDAEEAAEPEPPPPPNQPTAHAATAAPPRQRTRGVRSFLLTWNAMDGWADRYDPDHIGPALTTDQWATFETTVTATVAFLHTARKARAATEY, via the coding sequence GTGACCGCGTCGAGTGGGTTCATCGAGTTGGACCGGGCCGTCGAGTCGATCCGTGTGGGCCGTCGGCACCGCCACGACCTCGGTGACCTCTCCACCCTCGTCGCCTCCATCGGCCAGGTCGGTCTGCTCCAACCCATCACCATCAGCCCCGACGGCACCCTCATCTGCGGCGCCCGTCGTCTCGCCGCCGCCAAGCAGCTCGGCCTGAAACGGGTCAACGTCTGGGTCCGCTCCGGCGTGTCGAGTCCGCTCGAGCAGCTCCTGGCCGAACAGCACGAGAACACCCTCCGCAAGCCCTACAGCCCGCGCGAGGCCGCGGCGCTCTACCGCGAGCTCAAGGCGCTGATCGGCGAGGACAACGCCCGTCGTCAGGAGGCCAGCCGCTTCGGCGGCGACGGGGACCCCTACGGTGGTGCCAACTTGGCACCACCGTCGGACCGCAAGTCCCGCGCCCAGGCCGCACAGCTCGTCACCGGCCGCAAGTCCTACACGACTCTGGAACGCATCGGGGAGCTCGAACGCCTCGCCGCCGACGATGACATCCCCGAGGACCTGCGAGCGCTGGCCGCCGAAGAACTCGACGGCATCGAGACCGACGGCAAGGTCTACGGCCACTACCAACGGGTGATCGCGGCACGAGACCACACACCACCGCCCACCGACGACGTCGACGACGATGCCGAGGAGGCCGCTGAGCCGGAACCTCCTCCGCCACCGAACCAGCCCACGGCTCATGCGGCCACCGCTGCGCCGCCGCGACAACGGACTCGTGGCGTGCGCTCGTTCCTGCTGACCTGGAACGCGATGGACGGCTGGGCCGACCGCTACGACCCGGACCACATCGGCCCCGCGCTCACGACAGACCAGTGGGCGACATTCGAGACCACCGTGACCGCCACCGTCGCCTTCCTCCACACCGCCCGCAAGGCCCGCGCAGCTACGGAGTACTGA
- a CDS encoding DUF6544 family protein: protein MPTATLLRHRTTELTSAPPRRRPRRLLIGVVGGAVILLVAGWSGLQVQPSPLPPPAVAPGEVRMVPLPDGLPAPVDRFYRTVYGDGVPVVDSAVITGRGTIRIAGLTFPARFRFSHVSGRAYRHHIQLTAFGARLTAVDEWYVDGHARLELPFGVSEGPNVDQGANLALWAEAVWMPSVWVTDPRVRWEPVDDTSAVLRMPFGHVEETFTVRFDPDTGLLASMASQRFKGEDDTARTGWLNETPDWGHVDGYPVPLVATVTWADEDSPWAHLRTEQVIYGADLDDYVRVSGP, encoded by the coding sequence GTGCCCACCGCGACCCTGCTGCGCCACCGCACCACCGAGCTGACGTCCGCGCCGCCGCGCCGGCGCCCCCGGCGCCTGTTGATCGGCGTCGTGGGAGGGGCGGTGATCCTGCTCGTCGCCGGCTGGTCGGGCCTGCAGGTGCAACCGTCGCCGCTGCCCCCACCGGCCGTCGCACCGGGGGAGGTGCGGATGGTCCCGCTGCCCGACGGCCTGCCTGCCCCGGTGGACCGCTTCTACCGCACCGTCTACGGCGACGGGGTGCCGGTCGTGGACAGCGCGGTGATCACCGGCCGGGGGACCATCCGCATCGCCGGCCTCACCTTCCCAGCCCGGTTCCGGTTCAGCCACGTCAGCGGCCGGGCCTACCGCCACCACATCCAGCTCACCGCGTTCGGTGCACGGCTGACCGCCGTCGACGAGTGGTACGTCGACGGGCACGCCCGCCTCGAGCTGCCCTTCGGGGTCAGCGAGGGACCGAACGTCGACCAGGGCGCGAACCTCGCGCTGTGGGCCGAGGCCGTGTGGATGCCGTCGGTGTGGGTCACCGACCCGCGGGTCCGCTGGGAACCGGTCGACGACACGTCGGCCGTGCTGCGGATGCCCTTCGGGCATGTCGAGGAGACCTTCACCGTGCGTTTCGACCCCGACACCGGGCTGCTCGCGAGCATGGCGTCGCAGCGGTTCAAGGGCGAGGACGACACCGCCAGGACCGGCTGGCTGAACGAGACGCCCGACTGGGGGCACGTCGACGGCTATCCGGTGCCGCTGGTGGCGACGGTGACCTGGGCCGACGAGGACTCCCCCTGGGCGCACCTGCGCACCGAGCAGGTGATCTACGGCGCCGACCTCGACGACTACGTGCGGGTGAGCGGACCATAG
- a CDS encoding DUF6112 family protein, protein MNSSALRQWSSRIAVAQISIAPNDSGLPGIASLRTIVGAMMTVGLVLSVLALIVSAVVWGFGANSSNPHLAGRGKVGVLVACGAAVLCGASVTLVNFFWGVGQAVS, encoded by the coding sequence ATGAACTCATCGGCGTTGAGGCAATGGTCGAGCCGGATCGCGGTCGCACAGATCTCTATTGCGCCGAACGACTCTGGTCTGCCGGGGATCGCGTCGCTGCGGACGATCGTGGGGGCGATGATGACCGTCGGGCTGGTGTTGTCGGTCCTCGCGCTGATCGTGTCTGCGGTGGTGTGGGGGTTCGGGGCGAACTCGTCCAACCCGCACCTGGCCGGCCGGGGAAAGGTCGGCGTCCTGGTGGCGTGCGGGGCGGCGGTGCTGTGCGGCGCGTCGGTGACGCTGGTGAACTTCTTCTGGGGTGTCGGCCAGGCCGTCTCCTGA
- a CDS encoding type IV secretion system protein, with protein MGVCDVPGVSAVCDTAGDAATSVAAAPFAWLADAMGDTAAWMIEGLWAVLDSTTRVDVTSDAYISVYNVLFGIAVCLVLILFFAQLISGLMRRDPTALSIAVLGLGKAVVGGFLVVSVTATLLEVTDQLSVGIVQATGSTMSQMEDRLALLFVGLSSASPAAPGVGIVVTIFFAGLAIVAAAMVWASLLVRKAVLLVAIVMAPFALSGLAWAATRDWFRRWAALVLALIVSKLVVVVVLLVATAQVSAPIAADLGSISDPLAGIILLLVAGFAPYMAYKFIAFAGVDTALAISAEQDTKRAVTPRGLGRAPRAATRLARSRGSAGAIGQPSPTTTGAAGGGASPAAGAGAGLAGGVAAGAAAGGAAVATAGPRLGRRVGGASDTQLSDAQAAARPDRSSRPASGRSGPSTPPTGGSSTPPARRSGEGR; from the coding sequence ATGGGCGTCTGTGACGTCCCGGGCGTGTCGGCGGTCTGTGACACCGCCGGAGACGCCGCTACCTCCGTCGCTGCGGCGCCGTTCGCGTGGCTGGCCGACGCGATGGGCGACACGGCCGCCTGGATGATCGAGGGGCTGTGGGCGGTGTTGGACTCCACGACCCGTGTGGATGTGACCAGCGACGCCTACATCAGCGTCTACAACGTGCTGTTCGGCATCGCCGTCTGCCTGGTGTTGATCTTGTTCTTCGCCCAGCTCATCAGCGGGCTGATGCGCCGGGACCCGACGGCGCTGTCAATCGCGGTGCTCGGGCTCGGCAAGGCGGTCGTCGGGGGGTTCTTGGTCGTGTCGGTGACCGCGACGTTGTTGGAGGTCACCGATCAGTTGTCGGTCGGGATCGTGCAGGCGACGGGGTCGACGATGAGCCAGATGGAGGACCGCCTGGCGCTGCTGTTCGTCGGGTTGTCCTCGGCCAGTCCGGCGGCGCCGGGGGTGGGGATCGTGGTGACGATCTTCTTCGCCGGGCTGGCGATCGTGGCGGCGGCGATGGTGTGGGCCAGCTTGCTGGTCCGCAAGGCCGTGCTGCTGGTGGCGATCGTGATGGCGCCGTTCGCGCTGTCGGGGTTGGCGTGGGCGGCGACGCGTGACTGGTTCCGCCGCTGGGCCGCGCTCGTGCTGGCGTTGATCGTGTCCAAGCTCGTCGTGGTCGTGGTGCTGTTGGTCGCCACCGCGCAGGTGTCCGCGCCGATCGCGGCGGATCTTGGGTCGATCAGCGACCCGCTGGCCGGCATCATCTTGTTGTTGGTCGCGGGGTTCGCGCCGTACATGGCGTACAAGTTCATCGCCTTCGCCGGTGTCGACACCGCCCTGGCGATCTCTGCAGAGCAGGACACCAAGCGGGCGGTGACCCCACGCGGTCTCGGTCGGGCACCCCGCGCGGCCACACGGCTGGCCAGGTCACGGGGAAGTGCAGGTGCGATCGGCCAACCGTCCCCGACGACGACAGGCGCGGCAGGTGGCGGGGCCAGCCCTGCCGCCGGCGCTGGCGCGGGTCTCGCTGGCGGGGTGGCAGCGGGCGCGGCGGCGGGCGGAGCGGCGGTGGCGACTGCGGGGCCGCGTCTGGGCCGGCGGGTCGGCGGGGCGTCTGACACCCAGCTGTCCGACGCCCAAGCAGCAGCCCGTCCGGATCGTTCGAGCCGCCCTGCATCTGGCCGGTCCGGGCCGTCGACACCGCCGACGGGCGGGTCATCGACCCCGCCGGCCCGTCGGTCGGGGGAGGGGCGATGA
- a CDS encoding SCO6880 family protein: MSDAATQWTEAVRLSRLPRRGVLLGLSAVQVVTVLFGVVVVVAALYVAGGRGVVWTAPVWVGAAVLTWLPVAGGPLVEWLPIASGWVRRTVTGQRAYRRRVTGPRARGSFTAPGVTGRLRYLTDPDTGAVVVHDRRQQRLIAVAEVTHRSFVLLDPADQQRRVAGWGRVLATACRSGRVARVQVMERTLPGSGAGLTRWWQAHGHDDGSWVARTYQSLIEGAGPTAERHATTISVAVDLQTARPRGAGRGLLGAASVLAREMDAVSSALATADLAPVRWLTAPELAAMIRSAVDPHAAPRLDVPTPTTPGCDLDHAGAMAVTETWDGLRTDSAHHAVVWIAEWPRSPVTPEFLAPLVLSAGVTRTFTLICDPIPTAKATREVRRRKTEHLADAAQRARIGQIEDLRHTAEYDDVLQQEADLTAGHGALRYAGLIAVSAATVDALEHAVAQVEQAAVQASCDTRRLVGQQAAAFAAAALPLCRGI; encoded by the coding sequence ATGAGCGACGCGGCCACACAGTGGACCGAGGCGGTTCGGTTGTCTCGGCTGCCCCGCCGGGGGGTGTTGCTCGGCCTGTCAGCGGTCCAGGTGGTGACGGTGTTGTTCGGTGTGGTCGTGGTCGTCGCCGCGCTGTATGTCGCGGGTGGCCGTGGGGTGGTGTGGACCGCTCCGGTGTGGGTCGGCGCTGCGGTCCTGACGTGGCTGCCCGTCGCCGGCGGGCCGCTGGTGGAATGGCTCCCGATCGCCAGCGGGTGGGTGCGGCGGACGGTCACCGGCCAGCGGGCCTATCGGCGTCGGGTGACCGGCCCACGCGCACGAGGGTCGTTCACCGCCCCTGGGGTGACCGGCCGGCTGCGATACCTCACCGATCCGGACACCGGGGCGGTGGTGGTGCATGACCGCCGCCAGCAGCGGCTGATCGCCGTCGCAGAGGTGACCCATCGTTCCTTCGTGCTGTTGGACCCTGCGGACCAGCAACGCCGGGTCGCCGGTTGGGGTCGGGTGTTGGCGACGGCGTGCCGGTCGGGGCGGGTCGCCAGGGTGCAGGTGATGGAGCGGACCCTCCCGGGTTCCGGGGCGGGGCTCACACGGTGGTGGCAGGCCCATGGGCATGACGACGGGTCGTGGGTGGCCCGCACCTACCAATCGCTGATCGAGGGGGCGGGTCCGACCGCAGAACGGCACGCCACGACGATCTCGGTGGCGGTGGATCTGCAGACGGCACGACCCCGAGGGGCTGGCCGTGGCCTGCTGGGTGCCGCGTCGGTGTTGGCCCGGGAGATGGACGCGGTGTCCAGCGCCCTGGCGACCGCTGACCTTGCGCCGGTTCGCTGGCTGACCGCCCCCGAGTTGGCGGCGATGATCCGCAGCGCCGTCGACCCGCACGCCGCCCCCCGCTTGGACGTCCCGACGCCGACGACGCCGGGTTGTGACCTCGACCACGCCGGTGCGATGGCGGTCACTGAGACCTGGGACGGCCTGCGAACCGACTCCGCGCACCATGCGGTGGTGTGGATCGCTGAGTGGCCCCGGTCACCGGTCACCCCGGAGTTCCTCGCCCCACTGGTGTTGTCCGCCGGGGTGACGCGGACGTTCACATTGATCTGTGATCCGATCCCGACCGCCAAGGCGACCCGTGAGGTGCGTCGCCGCAAGACCGAGCACCTCGCTGATGCCGCCCAACGTGCCCGCATCGGCCAGATCGAGGACCTCCGCCACACCGCTGAGTACGACGATGTCCTCCAACAAGAAGCCGACCTGACCGCCGGACACGGCGCGCTGCGCTACGCCGGCCTCATCGCGGTCTCCGCGGCGACCGTCGACGCGCTGGAGCACGCCGTCGCCCAGGTCGAGCAGGCCGCGGTCCAGGCGTCCTGTGACACCCGCCGGCTCGTCGGCCAACAAGCCGCCGCCTTCGCCGCCGCCGCACTGCCGCTCTGTCGCGGCATCTGA
- a CDS encoding ATP-binding protein, with protein MDPSWSDSMRNAGGADALGGDDDRRGATIRSRAGRLRIGVHRDTSAALSGAYPFLAEGGLDAEGVFVGHDLTSNHSFTFDPWVLYRRGLITSPNVVLAGMVGAGKSALAKSLYTRSIAFGRRVYVPGDPKGEHTPVADAVGGIAIVLGHGLPARLNPLDAGHRPAGADGAAWELQVAARRRDLIGALAETVLARPLVPVEHTAIDTALHVTVTGSGTPVLPQVVDRILTPDVDVDGRLVEDGRHVGHALRRLVAGDLQGLFDGPSTVRFDPTAPMISLDLSRVADNSTLIAVVMTCASAWMEAALADPDGGPRWVVYDEAWRLMAQPALLRRMDAQWRLARHYGIANMLIFHKLSDLDTVGDRGSAMHALAASLLANAETRVIYRQEADQLDATGRALGLTRTEALLLPTLGTGQGLWKIQNRSFVIQNQLHAEELARFDTTARMRT; from the coding sequence ATGGACCCCAGTTGGAGCGATAGCATGCGGAACGCTGGGGGAGCGGATGCCCTTGGGGGCGACGACGACAGACGCGGCGCGACAATTCGGAGCCGGGCGGGGCGGCTGCGGATCGGGGTGCATCGCGACACCAGCGCCGCGCTGTCCGGCGCGTACCCGTTCCTCGCCGAAGGCGGCCTGGACGCTGAGGGGGTGTTCGTCGGCCACGACCTCACCTCGAACCACAGCTTCACGTTCGACCCGTGGGTGCTGTATCGCCGGGGGCTGATCACGTCCCCGAACGTGGTGCTGGCCGGGATGGTCGGGGCGGGCAAGTCCGCGCTGGCCAAGTCGCTGTACACCCGCTCAATCGCGTTCGGCCGACGCGTCTACGTGCCCGGTGACCCCAAAGGCGAGCACACGCCGGTCGCCGACGCGGTTGGTGGCATCGCCATCGTGCTGGGCCACGGACTGCCCGCACGGCTCAACCCCCTCGACGCCGGTCACCGGCCCGCCGGGGCCGACGGGGCCGCCTGGGAGCTGCAGGTTGCGGCACGCCGCCGTGACCTGATCGGCGCGCTGGCTGAGACCGTCCTGGCCCGACCCCTCGTCCCGGTTGAGCACACCGCCATCGACACCGCACTCCACGTCACCGTCACGGGGTCGGGCACGCCAGTCCTCCCACAGGTCGTCGACCGCATCCTCACCCCCGACGTCGACGTGGACGGCCGGTTGGTCGAGGACGGCCGCCACGTCGGCCATGCCCTGCGTCGCCTGGTCGCCGGCGACTTGCAGGGGCTGTTCGATGGACCGTCGACGGTCCGGTTCGACCCGACCGCACCGATGATCTCCCTCGATCTGTCCAGGGTCGCGGACAACAGCACGCTGATCGCGGTGGTGATGACGTGTGCGTCGGCGTGGATGGAAGCCGCTCTGGCCGATCCTGACGGGGGGCCGCGGTGGGTGGTCTATGACGAGGCGTGGCGGCTGATGGCTCAGCCGGCGTTGCTGCGGCGCATGGACGCTCAGTGGCGTCTCGCTCGCCACTACGGCATCGCCAACATGTTGATCTTCCACAAGCTCAGCGACCTCGACACCGTCGGGGATCGGGGCAGTGCGATGCATGCCCTCGCCGCCTCGCTGCTCGCGAACGCCGAGACCCGGGTCATCTACCGCCAAGAAGCTGACCAGCTCGACGCCACCGGCCGGGCGCTCGGGCTGACCCGCACCGAAGCACTGCTTCTCCCCACCCTCGGCACCGGCCAAGGGCTGTGGAAGATCCAGAACCGCTCCTTCGTCATCCAGAATCAGCTCCACGCCGAGGAGCTCGCCCGCTTCGACACGACGGCCCGGATGCGCACATGA
- a CDS encoding TraM recognition domain-containing protein, whose translation MRTPGHPGQPGVTVALTGLCGLLAVAAVLLAAGHTTSVLTGQPPPTGGLADALTTLTSPTDPGSQLGSPTMSPWVYWSVVAGLLAGLGIAGGAVWRLANSIPSGPPVGTATVADVRRVASRRALLRRAGTLRPSLDRPVAADVGYLLGRARGREVWATVEDSILLLGPPRSGKGLHVVINAVLDAPGAVITTSTRPDTLNVTIAARQAVGPVAVFDPQHLATRHDTGLRWSIVRGCELPHTAMVRAAGLAASTGMGGGVVDGGFWEAKTRIAVQALLHAAALDGRDARTVYQWALNPASAADAVRILHTHPDAADGWADGLDAVITADPRTRDSIWHGVALAVAALADPRVMHAVTPHPDEQFNPATFLRDGGTLYLLATGTGATASAALVAAFLEDLTETARTLAATAPGNRLDPPVLLALDEIGNLAPLPSLPTLMAEGGGTGITTMPVLQSMAQARSRWGDHAATAIWDAAIVKIILGGGSNSRDLTDLSSLLGDRDEITSSTTTDANGHRSHQRSVRRVPVMAPDAIRTLPFGTGLVLFRTAPPIITTLRPWTTRTDPTRRRGAVEPRRGPRRRQRTRRTGRRRATRK comes from the coding sequence ATGAGGACCCCGGGCCACCCCGGCCAGCCGGGCGTCACCGTCGCACTCACCGGCCTGTGTGGCCTCCTCGCCGTGGCGGCGGTGCTCCTCGCCGCCGGCCACACCACCAGCGTCCTGACCGGCCAGCCACCCCCGACCGGCGGACTGGCCGACGCCCTCACCACCCTCACCAGCCCCACCGATCCCGGCAGCCAGCTCGGCAGCCCGACCATGTCGCCGTGGGTCTACTGGAGTGTCGTCGCCGGCCTCCTCGCCGGGCTGGGCATCGCTGGCGGGGCCGTCTGGCGACTGGCCAACTCGATCCCGTCTGGACCGCCAGTCGGCACGGCCACCGTGGCCGATGTCCGCCGGGTCGCAAGCCGCCGCGCGCTCCTCCGTCGCGCCGGCACGCTGCGGCCGTCGCTGGACCGGCCTGTCGCGGCCGATGTCGGGTATCTGCTGGGCCGGGCCCGGGGCCGGGAGGTGTGGGCGACGGTGGAGGACTCGATCCTGCTGCTCGGTCCGCCACGCTCAGGCAAAGGGTTGCACGTCGTCATCAACGCTGTCCTCGACGCCCCCGGCGCCGTCATCACCACCTCCACCCGCCCCGACACCCTCAACGTCACCATCGCAGCGCGTCAGGCGGTCGGGCCGGTCGCCGTCTTCGACCCCCAGCACCTCGCCACCCGCCACGACACCGGGTTGCGATGGTCGATCGTGCGTGGCTGTGAGCTCCCGCACACCGCCATGGTCCGTGCCGCCGGACTCGCCGCGTCTACCGGCATGGGCGGCGGGGTGGTCGACGGTGGGTTCTGGGAGGCCAAGACCCGCATCGCCGTCCAAGCGCTCCTGCACGCCGCCGCCCTCGACGGCCGCGACGCCCGGACGGTCTACCAATGGGCGCTCAACCCGGCCAGCGCCGCGGACGCCGTCCGCATCCTCCACACCCACCCCGACGCCGCCGACGGGTGGGCCGACGGCCTCGACGCCGTCATCACCGCCGACCCGCGCACCCGCGACTCGATCTGGCACGGCGTCGCCCTCGCCGTCGCCGCCCTCGCCGACCCCCGCGTCATGCACGCCGTCACCCCCCACCCTGACGAGCAGTTCAACCCCGCCACGTTCCTTCGAGACGGCGGGACGCTGTACCTGCTCGCCACCGGCACCGGCGCCACCGCATCAGCCGCCCTCGTGGCCGCCTTCCTCGAAGACCTCACCGAAACCGCCCGCACCCTCGCCGCCACCGCACCAGGCAACCGTCTCGACCCACCCGTGCTGCTCGCCCTGGACGAGATTGGGAACCTCGCCCCGCTGCCATCCCTGCCGACGCTGATGGCCGAGGGTGGCGGGACCGGGATCACCACCATGCCGGTCCTCCAATCCATGGCCCAAGCCCGCAGCAGATGGGGGGACCACGCCGCGACCGCGATCTGGGATGCCGCCATCGTCAAGATCATCCTCGGCGGCGGGTCCAACAGCCGCGACCTCACCGACCTCTCCAGCCTCCTCGGCGACCGCGACGAGATCACCTCCTCCACGACCACCGACGCGAACGGGCACCGGTCCCACCAACGGTCGGTCCGACGCGTCCCGGTCATGGCGCCCGACGCGATCCGCACCCTGCCCTTCGGCACCGGCCTGGTCTTGTTCCGCACCGCCCCGCCGATCATCACCACCCTCCGGCCATGGACCACCCGGACCGACCCCACCCGTCGCCGTGGCGCCGTCGAGCCACGAAGAGGACCCCGACGACGACAGCGGACTCGACGTACCGGCCGTCGGCGAGCAACTCGGAAGTGA
- a CDS encoding helix-turn-helix domain-containing protein, whose protein sequence is MRDVAARLNVSTATVHRLIDVRDLGHIRIGRRTIRVPESALVNYLERCTVRGLR, encoded by the coding sequence GTGCGGGACGTCGCGGCACGCCTGAACGTGAGCACCGCGACGGTGCACCGCCTGATTGACGTCCGCGATCTCGGTCACATCCGGATCGGCAGGCGGACCATCCGGGTACCGGAGTCGGCCCTCGTCAACTACCTCGAGCGGTGCACCGTCAGGGGTCTGCGTTGA
- a CDS encoding tyrosine-type recombinase/integrase — protein sequence MTELSKLRSASIYRRKRGGRAQGRWKLEVRYEGRRPRISTWDTRQEAQQELVRLRALANTVVVDGPERAFGDYVQEWMGVQEQLGLADSTILRKRSAITTWLVPEHTRWGFADHRIGSVTSKEAIGLFAEMRRQGRSERTVHKVYEVLNQILASAVRDHLIPVNPLDELLRGERPRATRQRSPRIMTHEQVWEVFHEIRRRRGTAFPDYSLLWLTAYYQGTRAGEAIALTASDFDFDRGVFFRDNFKQRRHTGPRGLIAPMGTLLRAYVEDNDIAGLLWPAMGVQRVDPDLAAQVCILRREEGLTYRAIGERLGISDVWARKVEKGLANTSRITDKPITPSFLRQQVWGPAMAALGLDFVMKDLRNTCVVHLVDGVMTGERVEPKDVMHHVDHKSLRMTLDTYYQFRPQGRIGKVEPKETTVEEALARFDPTVR from the coding sequence ATGACGGAGCTGTCGAAGCTGCGATCTGCGTCCATCTACCGACGCAAACGTGGCGGCCGCGCTCAGGGGCGGTGGAAGCTCGAGGTCCGCTACGAGGGACGGCGACCCAGGATCTCGACGTGGGACACCCGTCAGGAGGCCCAGCAGGAACTCGTGCGTCTTCGCGCGCTCGCGAACACCGTCGTGGTCGACGGTCCAGAACGCGCCTTCGGCGACTACGTGCAGGAGTGGATGGGGGTCCAAGAACAGCTGGGCCTGGCCGACAGCACCATCCTCAGGAAGCGTTCTGCGATCACCACCTGGTTGGTCCCCGAGCACACCCGGTGGGGGTTCGCGGATCACCGCATCGGTTCGGTCACCTCGAAGGAAGCGATCGGACTCTTCGCCGAGATGCGACGGCAGGGCCGCTCTGAGCGGACGGTGCACAAGGTCTACGAGGTCCTCAACCAGATCCTCGCCTCGGCTGTCAGGGATCACCTGATCCCTGTCAATCCCCTTGACGAGTTGCTGCGAGGCGAGCGTCCGCGTGCGACGCGACAGCGGTCGCCGCGGATCATGACCCATGAGCAGGTCTGGGAGGTCTTCCACGAGATCAGGCGGCGACGCGGCACCGCCTTCCCGGACTACAGCCTGCTGTGGCTGACGGCGTACTACCAGGGCACTCGCGCCGGTGAGGCGATCGCCCTCACGGCATCCGACTTCGACTTCGACCGCGGGGTCTTCTTCAGGGACAACTTCAAGCAACGACGCCACACCGGCCCGCGCGGCTTGATCGCCCCGATGGGCACGCTGCTCCGGGCGTACGTGGAGGACAACGACATCGCCGGACTCCTCTGGCCGGCGATGGGCGTCCAGCGCGTCGATCCCGATCTCGCTGCCCAGGTCTGCATCCTACGACGGGAGGAGGGCCTCACCTACCGAGCCATCGGTGAGCGCTTGGGCATCAGCGACGTGTGGGCTCGGAAGGTGGAAAAGGGCCTCGCCAACACCTCGCGCATAACCGACAAGCCCATCACCCCGAGCTTCCTCCGCCAGCAGGTGTGGGGCCCCGCGATGGCGGCCCTCGGGCTCGACTTCGTCATGAAGGACCTGCGCAACACCTGCGTGGTTCATCTCGTTGACGGCGTCATGACCGGCGAACGTGTCGAGCCCAAGGACGTGATGCACCACGTCGACCACAAGTCCCTCCGCATGACGCTCGACACCTACTACCAGTTTCGTCCCCAGGGACGGATCGGCAAAGTCGAACCCAAGGAGACCACGGTCGAGGAGGCACTGGCCAGGTTCGACCCGACCGTCAGGTAG